Within the Populus trichocarpa isolate Nisqually-1 chromosome 14, P.trichocarpa_v4.1, whole genome shotgun sequence genome, the region CATGGTGGACATGGTTGAATTGCAACAAACTGATtgttaaaaagatttcaaatcttGACGGGTTATGCCGTATAGACGTATAGTGTAATTTCATCTTGTGATAAAAGAAAGAGATCTAAtgataatgtaattaaaatcaaaagggaAAACTCTGTGTGATTTTTTCCTGAGAATTTGAAAACAGTTGaatatccttttgttttgattaggAGGGCATAGCCCTAAATCATCCTATGAAAAACGAGCAACGCCGATCTCCAGAGAATGACCGTAATTAGTTAGGCAATCCACGCAGCTGTTAGCTTTTTTACAGACACGAGGAATCTGAACTTGCCTAGAACGCTTCAAATAGGAATAAGAGTTGTTCGACTTATCCCCCTGAGTAATATTCAACCCCACCGCAAGAGTAGAATCTACCTCCGACACCACCTGCTTAGACCTGCCCTCCTTTCCTAGCTAAATCCGGTCCTATGAAGATACCCACAACTTTTACTCCTTTCATGGCTACTAAAAGTTTATATGGTAGTTATTTTTAGACtctgtaaaattaattgagatatgtGTAAACCGATCCAAACACCAATACATGTGCATGGGATTAGTCGTGGCATTTTGAAGGAAAGCACCAGCCAACAAGCTCTCCCCTCCCCGCTCGAGAACCCAGCTGTGAATAATGGCAGCTTCACTAGTGCATGGGATAGTATCGATCAGTAGCCAATCTTTCGAGACAAAGGTGGTAAAAATCCAGCATCAAATATAGCAGCATTTCTCCAATTCCATATCTGCCAACAGTTGATTCAAGATGCTCGATTGgtattggtgtttttttaaaaggatctAGCTTAAATTCGAGCCTTTCTTttgtaagaagaaaaaataaaacgagTGATTCTAGATCAAGTATATATGCCTTatctctttaaaaaagaaaagttctaTGCTTGACAGAGACTCGTGCAAATTCAAAAGGGCATGCAAATTGCTTTTGTGAATTCaaattgattatataaaaacatggtatgtgccataaaaaataattaaatttaaataaacataaaacttCAAATCGGAAATAAtatctgaaaaatatttaatgctgGTGGGGATACACATACACCTTAAATCATGTTGAATATAGCTAggaaatgaagaagaacatTTAAATACACCTTGAAACgaatataatatttatctagCAGTCATGGCATGATTTAGCTGACcaagtatatttttatagaaataaatgctatatatatatatatatatatatatatatatatatataataggcGATGAGATGAATGGTTTTTCTcctaaagaaataaataaataaattagatggcTAGtaatttaatcatattatatGGAGAAATATCCTTATAATTCAATCCGAAATAGGTTGTCATGCATCATTAgaatatgagatttttttttatcactatcAGAATATTTCATGATAAAGAAACAATTGGTCTCGCAAGCATGGTAGTAAACGCATCCATACgtttgaaaaagaaagattatatAAGGAAAGAGAAAGCTTCAAAGTTTTActtggtaaaaatataattaagattaaaagaCACGCTAATTTGCTGGAAGGAGAGATATAATTGCATAGGAACTGGGAATAAGCTAAGCCAAAGATTATACAAGCACGAACTGACGAAATACTACGCTGTACATAACAACGACCCGCTGCCACGTGACGCGACCTGGTCTTTCCATCCATTTCCTTTCTCAcacaaaaataagttattaacgGTTAGAATATTCAAAACTACACAGACCAGTTCCTCCCTCTATGATCTCATGCTCTCCTGATTGTTTGCCGGCACGCCACTTTGATTTACCAATTCCATGCCAAGCTTCTTTAGCTACTCCACTTCCTTCCTTCTTTGCCCACTACTGTCACCCTTCATtaattctttcttcttgttaacCCATAGTAATATTCTTCATCATCGAAGACCATGGCTATCAGAAATCTGTGTGTAATACTCGTTATAATCTCACTTTCTGCGTACAGTTCTCTCTCTCAGGCGCCGCCACCGCCACCGAATTCCACTTGCAACGACGTGTTCGTCTCCTACACCTACAACAGAGGTCGTTCTATACCCCCCTTTGATCCCACAAACCAAGCGTACAGGTTCGAATCCACTGTCACGGTGCTCAACAACGGACGGGATGAGCTCAAGTCGTGGAGGGTCTATGTTGGGTTTCAATATAAAGAGCGCTTGACTTCCGCAACTAATGCTGTGTTGGCTGATGGGACCCCTCTGCCTGGTTTTGTTGGAAACGGTACAGAATTTGTTGGGTTTCCTGAGACTGACCTCAAGACTGCTATTGATACAGCAGGAGATTTGACCCAGATGGAGGTTCGGGTCGAGTTGGTGGGCACCCAATTTGGAGTTGGAGATCCTGGTATTCCTCTGCCAAATAATTTGACTCTTGTTAATGATGGCTATACTTGCCCTGCTGCCACAACGCAAGGTATGTCATTTCAAATATGTTAATGAAGAATAGTTCAGTATTAAGCTGTGTCTGCGCGTGactatcaaaattatttatttatttcagagAAAAGGACTTGTTATAATTTCGAATTTGTGATAGAAATTGCAAAGAATTGCTTAGAGGAGATTATTTCATAGAAATACCCTGTGTATATTGCTTTTGTGTTGAAatagaaatttatatatatactactGTTCAGAAGCCTAACAATGGTGTAGTGCTCTGATATTTGGGGCTTGTAGATGAGAAGCAAAATTCAGGATATTTATGTCCGAACTTCTTGTCAATCTTTTCACATTCTTTTTGTCATTGAAGAACAGATTTGAACTTGTTTGTCGTTGACGATGGGCTATTGTCTGACCTGTACAGGAAATGAGATGCACGTGTGCTGCATCAGGAATGTGAGTTCTAGACCAGACAACAATCTGGAAGATAATTTCCTGCCACGCCAAGATGGTGATGTTATCATCATGTATGATGTAATCAGAACATATGAGGATTATTATTGGGCACAGGTTAACATTTCAAATCATAATCCTCTTGGGCGTCTTGACAATTGGAAATTAAACTGGGAGTGGATGAGTGAAGAATTTATCAATGCCATGAAAGGAGCTTATCCTTCTGTTGTTGATACAAGAGATTGTATTTATGGCAGGCAAGGTCAGCACTACCCGAAAATGGATTTTTCTCAAGCATTGAGTTGCGAGAAATTGCCTACAATTATTGACCTTCCTCCAACAAGTGAAAATGATACAAACCTTGGCTTGTTCCCCCTGTGTTGTCGAAATGGAACAATTCTATCACCTACCATGGATCCGAGCAAATCTTTTTCAGTTTTCCAGATGCAAGTGTTCAAAATGCCACCATATTTGAACAGGTCATTGCTCATTCCACCACAAAACTGGAAGATCAATGGGACATTTAATTCAGACTTTGAATGTGGGCCTCCAATACCAGTGAGTCCAAGCCATCTCTCTGATCCAAATGGTTTGCCTTCAAAAAGATCAGCAGTTGCCAGTTGGCAAGTGGTTTGCAACATAACACATTTCAAGGACCAGAGCCCAAAATGTTGTGTGTCATTCTCAGCCTTTTACAATGATTCTGTTGTTCCATGTAGTACCTGTGCTTGTGGCTGCAACACCAACCCAAGCCAAACCTGCAGTGCTAATGAAACAGCTCTTCTACTACCATATTCAACTCTTCTACTCCCATTTGAGAACCGGACTAGAGAAGCCTTGGAATGGGCAAGAATTAAAAGGATGACTGTGCCAAACCCACTTCCATGTGGAGATGGTTGTGGAGTTAGCATAAACTGGCATGTACTTTCAGATTACAGAGGTGGCTGGAATGCAAGGATCTCTCTTTTCAACTGGGATGATAATGCCTTTGCAGATTGGTTTGCTGCCGTGCAATTAGACAATGCAGCACCAGGCTTTGAGAAGTTCTACTCTTTCAATGGAAGTGCCCTGCCTGAATCCAACAATACACTATTTATGCAAGGTTTCAAAAACTTGAATTATCTTCTGGCAGAAAGAGATGGAGACAACCCAAGAAAGGATCCTCGGGTTCCTGGCATGCAGCAATCAGTAATATCATTCACTAAGAAAAAAACCCCTGGCATTAACGTGGCTGGTGAGGATGGGTTTCCAACCAAAGTTATCTTCAACGGTGAGGAGTGTGCTCTCCCAGCAATACGTCCAAGCAGTGGTCATAAGACAAATGCAGCTCCTTTCGCCTTTGTTATAGTTTTGGCTTTATTGTTCATTCATTGATTGCCTATAATGCAGGTATTACCacttctatttttcttcaaaatttatcAAGCAGCTGCTAATTTCTTGATTGTTGGATTGATTTGTAGGCTCAGTTTAGTCTGCAGCGCCAAATTACACGTTTGGCAACTTGGATCGGGTTGTATTTAGAATTTAAACCATTATTAGTTTATTACAGATTGGAGGTTCTATTGGCTTCTGTGATAGACCACCATGGTGCTGTGACCACAAATTATGATGAGAAAAGACATCGTTACTTGTTCTTATTGGCAATCAAGCGTGTAATTAGCATTTGAAGAAAGCAACTTTTCTGTTATTCCATTTTTTATGTGCTTTAGAGCCGCACTTTtgcccctttcttttctttacttggTTAATTGGACGGTCTACGAACTAAACCTCGTGGGAGACAGGCAATGGAGTTGCCTTGTTCTGTTCCTTAATCTATATCCATCAAGTACTCGGTTTATCAGTTGGGCTGTATTTTACATACAATTTACACCATGTCTAGAGAGGATGAGAGAGAGGAAAATAGAGAATAATTATCCACTGCAATTTACACCCGTGCTTCTCTTGTTTGGTTGGAAGGAGATTTGAGAGGAAAGAAACAAGGGGGAAATGGCAAAATGTCCAACAGTCTATTTCTTCCTTCTCAATCTTTCATGTTCAGAGAAGTTAAAGAACGAGTTGAGCGCCTAATTCATCCCATCTTGTTCATCCATTCTACCTCCTTATTGCTTAATAATAATTTCCACCAGAAACAAACACGatataagatttaaaagtgaACAGATTAACAATGAAGAAACTATAAGCTTTGTCTAAACGCAACTCATAAGCTATCAAACGGCATTTATGCAAGCCCACAGGCAACATTGAGTTTGTTCTGGTTGGTAATTCAGCTCGCATCAAAGATTATCAATTCGCACACTAGCCCTTCAGTCTAAATATGTACAATGTTGATCAAAATGAGAAATCAGATATAACCAGCTTGATGAGAGAGAGGGATCCAGGCTAGTTAAAAGATCAATGAATGTCTGCCTAAAATAGAAACATTAAACCAAGTTTCGAATATGAATAAGATGGTATCTAATCTTGGTTTTCCTTGAAGGAGGAAGCATCGCATGAGAAATATTACAGGTCAAAGAGGAATAGGATCTCTCCTCGCTGAAGAATCATTATCAGATTGCCAGGCAGTGGGGTTATAACCTATCAAGTGGTTCGGTGCGCTGTTGAGGACAAAAGAACCTTAATTAGTTCCTACCCTACTCTTGTTTAAGAAATGGTGAATATTGAACTGTATGACCTTCAAAAAGCTTGGAAAATGAGTGAATTCCCAGAAAACTAACCTCCAAGAATGGTTCCTGCAAGATCTCACTTTGATCTAATTGTTggaggaaaaataaagaatcacAGTTCAACTGAGGCATAGTGTCAGCCTAGATCTCACAAAAATTACAAACTAAAAGGCTTTGAGAATGAAGAGCAAAATTTCCTTGGGCCCTATAATCTTCAATAAGCGATGGATGGCCGATAGAACATTTCGGCTGGATGCATCTAATAGAGATGTACAGTTGAGAAGAAAATCAAGTGAAGAGGATCTTGTTAATGAGTAATGACTTCATTCTGGTATTCTGGAGTTAAGAAGGTTCTTATGATCATCATATGAAAGCATGGAGCTGCTAGAGTTTAGCATCAGATGTCTACTGGATTGTGGAGTTACAGCCACAATGGATCAGAGGTCCATTGGTGAGATGCTGCGCTGGAAACTGGCATGAAGAATGGTGTTGGGGGTTATAGCCACCTGAAGAAGGGAATTGCTAGAAAATTGAAGTTCCAGGAACACTTTGAATCTGCATAATGATATTCGCGCTGGCGCTGTGGAGTGTCAGCTTGTTTTCTAAGATACAATctgtactttgtttttttatgtagttgTTGCTTTGGTCATTATcctttgccaaaaaaaaacaagcacaccacacatacacacacaaacacacacaaactTCCATGATATTGTAGATAGTGATGAGTGTAGAgctttttaaaaaggaaaaaaaaaagacagacaATGGAGGTggaattagtaaaaaaattctTACTTCCAGGACCGAGATGATTCAATGCTCTAACAAACTTTTCATGGAGTTCACGAGTCCAAATCATTCATTTCTTTCCCGTAGACAAACCATCTGAAGCCTTGCCTTCATCTTCACCatctattttccttttcaaggtCATAGGATGTCCTGCATTTCCAGAGACTGTACAGCTAACAATACAAGAATTCTCCAAATGCAATTTATCCTCTTCCTTTCTTCTTGGCTGTTCTAATCGTTCTAAAGtgttgttaattttcttgcgAACCACGTGCTGCCAAAAGACTTTAAGAGCTTCCATCTTAACAGGCTTGATCAAACAATCACAAGCACCCTGAAGAACACCCTTCAAAACAAGTTCTTGTTCATCATCTGATGATATGACTAGGTTACAtaacaatatataataaatgttagtttaatataaaaacgTATATATTCATGGTGGACATCAAGTTAACAATCAGATAGAAGACTAAATGAGAACTTACTGACGACAGGCAAATCCATTTCTGATCGGATGATCTTAAGGAGCTGAATTCCATCCATTTCATGCATTTGCAGATCATTTCCAAGAACGTCAAACCTGTTCTTATCCTCTCGAAGCATTGACAAAACCTCCTTTCCTCTTCCACATTTGGTGACTGAACATGTTAAAAAGTAGAATTATATATGTCACAAAAGGATGTGGGAACCAACCCCAAATTCGTTCATGAATTCGCCATCAGGATGTGCGAAAACAGTACTTGAATTGATTGGTTAAGACTTGTGGAATAAGCTCTAATTAAAATGAACATGGCCATTAAATAATTTGAGAACGAATTTGATATATATCTATGCTTCATCACCTGTGAAGGGGTGAAATGAATGATGTTTAAAGAGAGACGAATCTGGCGCATTTGATCAAGCCAATCACAATGTCTTGATTTACTGCATGAACTTAGAATTTGCTGTATCTAccgatttaaattattttggtttagcAAGGATTTTGGAAAGTGGAGCCCGCTCTAAACAAGATCCGAAGATCGTTCAAATCCAGTTCCAATATGGATATAAAAGTGAAAAAGTGATCTCTGCGCGGTGTTTGTCTGTGTGgctgtattgtatttttttaattttaaaatattctttttatatttttaaattattttgatatgttaatgtaaaaaaacaacaatattatttttatttatttttaaataaaaaatattttagaaaacatataatctcatttataattttaaatatgctTAGTACGGTATTCTTTTCTCATTTGAGTTAGGTTCTTAAGATAAATCAgattttctgaataatctttATTCAACTTATTAAATAAAGTCGGTAAGTTTGAGATTGAAAAtggaattaaatttttattattattgtattcgAAGAATAACTAGACAAGACTTCTAGTAGTAATAGTAGTTGAGGAGAGTTGTTAACAAGCAGCAGTTActtgttctttttgtttggGTTAATTACAAAAGATACCCTCtagtttacttaattttttcacCTATCTCCATCATTCtagaaattacattttattttttaaaaatttataacaatTTATATCCTTATGCCATGCTAgcatactaaaaaataaataaaaaatattatattatttattaaattgttattatatttcatttaatgattaaaaagtttttatattaaatattatgaattatccataaaaaaaaaaaacatggatgcCATCCTCACCCTTTTCTCCTTCATTCAACCTAGAAACTTACAATCAACACCTCCAATAATATACTAAAACCCAACTGATATTGTACCATCATCAACAAATTCATTATTGGTTCTCCTCGGAGAACAAGTGCAAGTAACATATTTCTTCCCACTCGTGCTTTGAGTTCGggctttcaagaaaagaaaatctggaACTCTATGTCCTCGACAAATGCTATCATAAACTAAACAAGAGGAGCCTAATAATAGCAAATAAAAGCAACCCAGAAAAGGATTCCAAGGTTTGGATCAAGAGCTGGTCGTGTGGCGCTGAGCCTTTAAGCTTTGTTgctatttcaaattttcaatgcCGTCACCAAACACTGACCTAATTTGTGTAAAACATCATTAAAGCTCCAGAAGTTAGAGCTTTCACAGGATAAAGCATGCATACTAGAAAGAACCAGATGATCCCATTTAATCaagcataaaaaacaactattcaACAATGGTGGAGGGGGAAGAGAGAAGGAAGTCACTGAACACAAAGTTGACTCCTTGTGTATTGAAATCCGTAGGCGTTCTAGCTTGATGAGCGCTATCCTTCTTGAAAAATCCCTCCCTTCTTATTTGCCATAATCAACAGAGAGTACAAGACTTCTTTCATCCCACTACGTACCCTATTATCCATGTCTTAGATGGCTGGAAGACAGAGGCAATATCATGATAGGAACAACAGATTCAGTAGCGATCACATCACAATAGGATGGAAATGGATAGTAAATTGAGTCCTGACTCTATATTCTTAGACCATTATACCTTCT harbors:
- the LOC7495233 gene encoding COBRA-like protein 7, translating into MAIRNLCVILVIISLSAYSSLSQAPPPPPNSTCNDVFVSYTYNRGRSIPPFDPTNQAYRFESTVTVLNNGRDELKSWRVYVGFQYKERLTSATNAVLADGTPLPGFVGNGTEFVGFPETDLKTAIDTAGDLTQMEVRVELVGTQFGVGDPGIPLPNNLTLVNDGYTCPAATTQGNEMHVCCIRNVSSRPDNNLEDNFLPRQDGDVIIMYDVIRTYEDYYWAQVNISNHNPLGRLDNWKLNWEWMSEEFINAMKGAYPSVVDTRDCIYGRQGQHYPKMDFSQALSCEKLPTIIDLPPTSENDTNLGLFPLCCRNGTILSPTMDPSKSFSVFQMQVFKMPPYLNRSLLIPPQNWKINGTFNSDFECGPPIPVSPSHLSDPNGLPSKRSAVASWQVVCNITHFKDQSPKCCVSFSAFYNDSVVPCSTCACGCNTNPSQTCSANETALLLPYSTLLLPFENRTREALEWARIKRMTVPNPLPCGDGCGVSINWHVLSDYRGGWNARISLFNWDDNAFADWFAAVQLDNAAPGFEKFYSFNGSALPESNNTLFMQGFKNLNYLLAERDGDNPRKDPRVPGMQQSVISFTKKKTPGINVAGEDGFPTKVIFNGEECALPAIRPSSGHKTNAAPFAFVIVLALLFIH
- the LOC7491281 gene encoding two-component response regulator ORR21 produces the protein MLREDKNRFDVLGNDLQMHEMDGIQLLKIIRSEMDLPVVIISSDDEQELVLKGVLQGACDCLIKPVKMEALKVFWQHVVRKKINNTLERLEQPRRKEEDKLHLENSCIVSCTVSGNAGHPMTLKRKIDGEDEGKASDGLSTGKK